From the genome of Longispora fulva:
AAGGAGTGCAGCACGATCTTCTCCAGGAGCTGGGCGAGGCTGGTGTCCTCAAACTCGGCCAGCCCCTTGAGCACCTTCACCATGCGCTTTTCCATCCGCACGCCCAACTGCACGCGCTCGATGCCCATGTCTTCCACACGAACCCCCAACGTCCAAAAGTTACCCTGGGACCAAGGTAACTGCATGGAAGTGGTTGGTCCACCGCATTTCGCGTCCGAGCAGGGAGGTCACGTCCCTGCCGGGATCATCGTCCGGAGCGCTCATCGGTCTCAAGGAAATCTGTGAGGCCTGGGGTGCCTGCTGGTCACATGCCGCGAGGGCCGGAAGGGAGACGTACTCCCTTCCGGCCCTCGGTGTTGTGGCTAGACGCCGCCGATGTTGAGTTCGGCGACGGAGGTCCACGGGTTGCCGTTGACCTCGGACAGGGCGCGGAGTCTGACGTAGCGTCCGGTCTTGGCCGCGAACGTCACCGTCTGTTCGGTGGTGTTATTGGCGAACGTGCCGGTGGCCACGGCGGTGCCCCAGGTGGTGCCGTCGGTGGAGACGTACACCTCGTAGTTGGCGATCCGACCGTTGGCCTGGTTCTGGCGGGGCAAGTAGTACAGGTTGGTGACCGAGTGGCTGGCGCCGAGGTCGATCTGGATCTCGTGCGGCATCTGTGCGACCGGGTTCGACCACTTCGTGTGCCAGAAGGTGGCCGAGTTGCCGTCGAGTACGTTGGTGCACGGCGCGTTCTCGTTGGTGGTTTCCTGGCTGTCGCACGATTTCACCGTCATCGACGACTGGGGGAACCGGCCACCGCCGGTCGGGTTGACCGTCCAGGTGAACGTGGTCTGGCCGCTGGCGGTGCCGGAGGACGCGGTGACGGTGACGGAAGAGGTGCCGGCCGTCGTCGGACTGCCGGTGATCAGCCCAGACGAGCTGATCGACAGCCCGGCCGGCAGACCGGTAGCCGTGAACGTCAGGGGCTTGCCCAGCGAGTCGGTGGCCGTGATCTGCTTCGAGACGGCCGTCCCAACGGTGCCGGTCTGCGTGCCGGGGTTGGTGACCCCGACGGTCTCGGTGCCGGTGGTGCCGGTCTGGGTCAGGGTCATCGTCTGCTCGGCCCCGGTGCGGCTACCGCCGACGGGGTTACCCGTGCTGTTGGTCCAGTCCCGGGCCGGCGTGGTCTCGGTGAGCCGGGTGGAGTCCGAGGACAGGGCGAGCACGAGTCCGCTGTGGCGGTTGACCAGGCGGTAGGTACCCCCCGAGGTGTTCTTGAGGATGAACCACTGCTGGCCGACGTTGGTTGCGTTGACGGCGGTGACCGTCGGTTTGGCGCCCCACGCCCGGGTCGTCGTGACAGCGCCGTCGACACCGAGGGCCTGGCCCGTGGAGGCGTTGGTGATGCGGTACGAACCATCGGACAGGCTGGTGAAGCTCCACGCCTCCAGGTTCGAGCCGGTGGCCGCCGGCACCGACGTGGTCGTGGTGTTGCCGGAGACCTGGGCGAGGACCCGGCCGGATCCGGTGCCGATCAGGTACGTCTTGGACGTGTCGACGGGCGCGGGGGCCGGCGAGTTCGAGTCGATGCTGATGTTGACGTACTGGCCGGAGGAACCGCTGGCGCAGCCGAACGAGCAGTAGGACCGGAACGACTTCCCGATGATCGTGGTGCTCGTCTTGTTCGCGCTGTCCAGGAGCCAGCGGTACCACGAAGCGGTGTGGTAGCTGCCCGAGTCACCGATGCGGGTCCACTTCTGGGTGGTCAGGTCATCGGTGGCGTAGTACTCCTGCGGCGCGTTGCCGGACTGGTCGACGGCCTGCGGGGTGCCGATGTACACCCCGAGGTAGGCGTTGTAGCTGACGTTCATGACGAACAGCGGCGATGTGTCGGGCATCTTGCCGGCGGCGATCTGCTGGCTGGCCGTGCCGGTGTTCATCGGGTTGTACTCGGCGCTCGCCGGGGTGTATCCGGTGCTGTTGGAGGCGTTGACCGGCACCATGTTGCTTTCCTTGCCGCCCACGCCGGGCTGCGACCAGGAGCCGTCGTACCACTTCTGCCACGAGCTGGGCGCCATCTTGCCCGACATGGGAGCACGCGCGACGTGGGAGTAGAACGCCCGCCAGCTGCCGCTCTTGTCGACGATCCGCGAGCCGTAGAACACGTAGAAGTAGCCGGAGGCCGCGTCGACGAGCAGCCGCTGGTCGCCGTCGCCGTAGTCGTACGTCTGGTTCGGGAAGGCCGTCGTGTCGTTTCGCGTGGTGCTGTACGGCGAGGTGATCACGTGGTTGTCGATGGCCCAGGTGCGGCCCTGGTCGGTCGAGACGGCGTGGTCGATGGCGTCGAAGTGCAGGCCGTCGCCGAACGGTTGCGGCGTGAACTCGTTGTGCACCAGGCCGTGCCAGTTGCCGGTGTCCGGATCGACCCACACCCCGGACAGGTCGCAGAAGTTGCGCTGCGAGTAGGAGGCGGTCGAGGGGGCGTAGGTGGACTGGAGGCCGGTGGGGCTGTTGTTGCACCGCCAGGTCGTGTCGTTGTTGCGGTCGCTGGAGTTGGCCGGGTTCACGTAGTTGCTGATCGTGCTCGACCTCGTCGCCGAGTCGAAGTTCGTCCCGGTGAAGAAGTCCCAGAACCGACCCTGCGACGCGCCGTACAGCGCGGCGGCCTGCTGGTAGTAGAACGTGCCGTCCTTGTCGACGTAGGTGCTCGCCGGCGTGTCGTTCGGATTCGCGTAGGAGGCGGTCGACCCGACCGAGATCGTGTACGTGGCGCCCGGCGGCAGCGCCGACGCCGTCGAGGACGCCACCGCACTGACGGTCACCAGGGCGACGGCGGCGACCGCGGCGGTCAGCACTCTTCGAGAACGTGACACAGCAAGTCCTTCCTTTCGGAACGGGAGATGCTGCAGCCCCCAAGCGCGTCGGCGCCCCGAGCACTCCGTGTTCACTCATGTTGTTTCATGCAAGAACACGGCCAGTTTCTCGCCAGTTTCATCAAATGTCAACGGGGTCACAGCGGATCACGCCCCGCGCCCGGGCGCTTCTACCCACATGGACACCGCGACACGAGGCAATGTTTGAAAATGTTGGCACACTGCGCGCATGTTGAATCCGCCCCGCCCGGCCCCACCGCCGAGGGCCGAGTGGACCTTGCGCAGGCCGGACGTGCCGTCGAATGCCCGCCCAGCTATCGGACCGTCGCCACCGGCCGTCCGACGGTCGCGCGGCGGAGTCGCCAGGCGCGGCGGACCCGGCGCAGGACATAGCTGGCGAGGTTGAGCGCCCACACCGTCGGCCAGTAGATGACGAGGAGGAGCATGCCGAAGACCGCCAGAGCGACGGCGTGGTAGGCCCCGGGCGCATCGGTGAGCTTGAACAGGGCGACCACGCCGGCGGCGATCCCCACGCACAGGGCGACCGGCAAGATCGCCGCAGTCACGGTCCACCCTCTGCCACCACGCAGGACGATCCGCTCCAGCCCCAGGGCGACGGGCATGACGGCCAGGGTCGCCAGGCACACCCAACCGGCCACCCACAGGGCGGCCCCGGCGTACTCGGAGACGGAGAAGGAGTCGTCGATGAGGAAGACCGCGACGAAGGGCGCGCTGACGACAGCCCACAAGGCCATCACGACCACGACCGTGACCGTGGCGGCGAGCAGATGGCGGACGAACAGCCAGAGCCCGCTCCGCGGCGCGAAGGCAGGGGGCTCCTCTGCGAGAACCTGGACGGACACGAAACCTCCCCTGTACGGCGACTGCGGGTCCCGGTCACCATAATGGGCACGCGCCAGCGGATCCGTGGCCGCGAGTGGCCCACCGTGACCCACGGCCGATGCGGGCACGACGATAAGCTGCAGCCACCGTTTGGACAGGAGAAACGCGGGTCTGACGGGCTCGTCGTCGCGGCGAGAAAATTTCTCCGGGGCCGTGTCGATCCGCGGGCCGCTCGTTCGACATGAGGGTGTGAGGGCCGAGAGGCGGCCCCGCCGGACGAGGAGAACGTGATGGCGCAGTACATGCTGATCATGCGGGGCACCGACGAGTCGAACGCGGCCATGATGGCCAACATCGACGAGATGATGGCCACGTCCCGCCAGTTCATCGACGACCTGTTCAAGGCTGGCGTCTTCGTCGCGGCCGAGGGCCTCGACGACGCGGCCCAGGGCGTCGTGGTCGACTTCAGCGGCGAGGCCCCGGTGGTCACCGACGGGCCGTACGGCGAGACCAAGGAACTGTTCGGGGGCTACTTCATGCTCGACGTCGCCTCGAAGGAGGAGGCGGTCGAGTGGGCCAGGCGGGTCCCGGCGGCTCCCGGGTCCAAGATCGAGGTCCGGCGGGTGCTCGGGGGCGACGAGACCCCGGAGAGCGACGCGTGACCGTCCTCTCCGTGCCCGAGAGCCAGATCTGATGGGTACGGCCGATGTCGAGGCCGTCTGGCGGATCGAGTCGGCGCGGATCGTCGCCGCGCTGACCCGGTTCACCGGCGACTTCGGGCTCGCCGAGGACGCGGCCCAGGAGGCGGTGGCCGAGGCGCTGGTGTCCTGGCCGCTGGACCCTCCGGCCAATCCGGCCGGCTGGCTGATGGCCACGGCCCGGCGGCGCGCGATCGACGCGATCCGCCGCCGGGCCGCCCTGCGGGACCGATACGCCCTGCTGGCGGCCGACCCGACCGTCGACTCCGCGGTGGACGGGGACGTCGACCCCGACCGGATCGACGACGACGTACTGGCCCTGATGTTCATCAGCTGCCACCCGGTGCTCTCCCCCGAGGCCCGGGTGGCGCTGACCCTGCGCGTGGTCGCCGGCCTGTCCAGCGAGGAGATCGCCCGGGCGTTCCTCGTACCCGTGCCGACCGTGCAGGCCCGCATCACCCGGGCCAAGAAGACGATCGCGGCGGCCGGGGTGCCGTTCGAACTGCCGCCGGCCGGCGAGCGCCGGGAGCGGCTCGGCGGCGTGCTCAGCGTCCTCTACGTGATCTTCACCGAGGGGTCGACGGCCACATCGGGTGACCGGCTCGTGCGCCCCGACGTGGCGTACGAGGCGATCCGGCTGACCCGCACGCTCGCCGCGCTGCAACCCGACGAACCAGAGGTGCACGGCCTGCTCGCGTTGTGCGAACTGACGGCCGCGCGCTTCCCCGCCCGGACCGGCCGGGACGGTTCACCGGTCATGCTCGAGGACCAGGACCGGCGCCGGTGGGACTTCTCGGCGATCCGCCGTGGGCTCGACGCGCTGGCCAGGGCATCGACCCGCGGCCTCGGCCCCTACGGCCTACAGGCCGCGATCGCCGCCACCCACGCGACGGCGCCGTCCGTCGAGGCGACCGACTGGGACCGGATCGTGGTGCTCTACGAGGCACTGGGCCGGGTCGCGCCCTCGCCGGTGGTCGAACTCAACCGGGCCGTCGCCGTCGCCATGACCTCGGGTCCGGCGCGGGCCCTGGCCATCGTGGACGAGCTGATCGCCTCCAACCGGCTCCCCGGTTCGCACCTGGTCCCGACCGTGCGCGGTGAGCTGCTGGCCCGTCTCGGGCGGCGATCGGAGGCACGCGCGGAGCTGGAGCTGGCCGCCAGGCTGTGCGCCAACGAGCGCGAACGCTCAGTGCTGCTGCGCAAGGCGGCCGCGCTGAGCTGAGCCAGCCGGATTCCGCAGGCTGCTTCCGCCGTTGCGCCTTCAACCTACGGTGTGGAATGTCCCTGGTCACTGGGCGAGATCCTGGACCGGGACCGGAACCGGCTGCTCACCGACGCGACGTCGCTGAGCGGCGTCTTTCACACCCTTGTCTGGTACGCCGTACTTCTCGATCGCGCCGAGCGTCCAGACGAAGCCCACCGGGCGCGGCGTGAGGCCCTCGGGCTGGCTCGCCGGCTGGCCGCCACGGGAGAGCCGAGGAACTGGTCGGGCGCCCAGTTCACCGAGGCGGCGATCCTCCTGGCCTCTCAGGCCCAGCACGAGGAACCGGTGGTCCCCGGCGAGCCCCGGGCCGTGGTCAGCGTCGACATGACGCACTGGTCGCGTGACCTGCGAACTCGCTACATCGAGGACTCCGGGATACAGCTGTGCGGCGAGGCTCCGCAGAACCGGGCCGGGACGTTACTGGACCGGGCTCGACGAGAAACTGACCTGGCAACACTCGCCACGCTCCGCCGCCGGCTGGCGCTCCGTTACCGCCGTGTACCGGCTCTGGCGCTGCAGCACCCATTTCGCCGATCCGACTCTGCCCGCGTTCGACGACAGCGTCACGGCTGCCCGCAGACTGCACGCCGACCTCGGAGCCGCCAGCCGGCTCGTGCTCGCCCGGGCACTGACGGATCGGGCAATGCTCCTGATCACCGCCCACCGGTATCCCGAGGCGCTCGTCGACTACGAGGAGGCGTTAGGGCATTTCGGTACCCCATGATTCTGAGATGCGGGGAGGCAGGCGAACATCGGCCGGTTCGACCGCCGCGTGTCCGTCGTCAGCAGCCAGAGCCAGCTGTCGGCCTTTGTACAGTCCACCGTGCTTGTTCGCCGACTTTCGCTGTGGAGATGATGACGCGTGAACTCTCGCGGCGTGTTCCACCTCCTCGTGTCCCTGGCACCCGACCCGGAGCTGGACCCCGAACTGGGCGAGCACCTGACCCGCCGGCTCCGCGCGGAACTCGCCGATCTCGACGTGGAATCCGTCACGCCAACGCGGGGCGAGGACGCGCCAGCCGGTGCGAAGGGCGCCGACCCGGTCACCCTCGGCGCCCTCGTGGTCGCGTTGAGCGCATCCGGCGGCGTGTTCCCAACGGTGCTGGACACGCTGCGCGACTGGCTCGGCCGCCAGGCCGGCCGGCACCGGATCTCCGTGACCATCGACGGCGACACCCTGGAACTGGATCGGGCCACGACGGCCCAACAGCAGGCGCTCGTCGAGGCCTACGTCCGCCGGCACGGCCAGTAGCCCCACGATGAACCAGCGCTCGGCGCTCCTGATCGCGACCTACCGGTACCAGGACCCGGAGCTGCGGGAACTGACCGCTCCCCCGAACGACGCCGAGGCGCTCGCCGCCGTCCTGCGCGACCCCGACATCGCCGGCTTCGACGTGACGATCCTGATCAACGAGCCGCTGCACGTGGTCGGCGAGGCGATCGGCGACTTCTACCGCGAGCGACGCCTCGACGACCTGGCGCTTCTGTATTTCACCGGGCAC
Proteins encoded in this window:
- a CDS encoding discoidin domain-containing protein; its protein translation is MSRSRRVLTAAVAAVALVTVSAVASSTASALPPGATYTISVGSTASYANPNDTPASTYVDKDGTFYYQQAAALYGASQGRFWDFFTGTNFDSATRSSTISNYVNPANSSDRNNDTTWRCNNSPTGLQSTYAPSTASYSQRNFCDLSGVWVDPDTGNWHGLVHNEFTPQPFGDGLHFDAIDHAVSTDQGRTWAIDNHVITSPYSTTRNDTTAFPNQTYDYGDGDQRLLVDAASGYFYVFYGSRIVDKSGSWRAFYSHVARAPMSGKMAPSSWQKWYDGSWSQPGVGGKESNMVPVNASNSTGYTPASAEYNPMNTGTASQQIAAGKMPDTSPLFVMNVSYNAYLGVYIGTPQAVDQSGNAPQEYYATDDLTTQKWTRIGDSGSYHTASWYRWLLDSANKTSTTIIGKSFRSYCSFGCASGSSGQYVNISIDSNSPAPAPVDTSKTYLIGTGSGRVLAQVSGNTTTTSVPAATGSNLEAWSFTSLSDGSYRITNASTGQALGVDGAVTTTRAWGAKPTVTAVNATNVGQQWFILKNTSGGTYRLVNRHSGLVLALSSDSTRLTETTPARDWTNSTGNPVGGSRTGAEQTMTLTQTGTTGTETVGVTNPGTQTGTVGTAVSKQITATDSLGKPLTFTATGLPAGLSISSSGLITGSPTTAGTSSVTVTASSGTASGQTTFTWTVNPTGGGRFPQSSMTVKSCDSQETTNENAPCTNVLDGNSATFWHTKWSNPVAQMPHEIQIDLGASHSVTNLYYLPRQNQANGRIANYEVYVSTDGTTWGTAVATGTFANNTTEQTVTFAAKTGRYVRLRALSEVNGNPWTSVAELNIGGV
- a CDS encoding YciI family protein → MAQYMLIMRGTDESNAAMMANIDEMMATSRQFIDDLFKAGVFVAAEGLDDAAQGVVVDFSGEAPVVTDGPYGETKELFGGYFMLDVASKEEAVEWARRVPAAPGSKIEVRRVLGGDETPESDA
- a CDS encoding RNA polymerase sigma factor, which translates into the protein MGTADVEAVWRIESARIVAALTRFTGDFGLAEDAAQEAVAEALVSWPLDPPANPAGWLMATARRRAIDAIRRRAALRDRYALLAADPTVDSAVDGDVDPDRIDDDVLALMFISCHPVLSPEARVALTLRVVAGLSSEEIARAFLVPVPTVQARITRAKKTIAAAGVPFELPPAGERRERLGGVLSVLYVIFTEGSTATSGDRLVRPDVAYEAIRLTRTLAALQPDEPEVHGLLALCELTAARFPARTGRDGSPVMLEDQDRRRWDFSAIRRGLDALARASTRGLGPYGLQAAIAATHATAPSVEATDWDRIVVLYEALGRVAPSPVVELNRAVAVAMTSGPARALAIVDELIASNRLPGSHLVPTVRGELLARLGRRSEARAELELAARLCANERERSVLLRKAAALS
- a CDS encoding tetratricopeptide repeat protein, whose translation is MYRLWRCSTHFADPTLPAFDDSVTAARRLHADLGAASRLVLARALTDRAMLLITAHRYPEALVDYEEALGHFGTP
- a CDS encoding effector-associated constant component EACC1, whose product is MNSRGVFHLLVSLAPDPELDPELGEHLTRRLRAELADLDVESVTPTRGEDAPAGAKGADPVTLGALVVALSASGGVFPTVLDTLRDWLGRQAGRHRISVTIDGDTLELDRATTAQQQALVEAYVRRHGQ